CGCGAGCGCGACGTGGCAGATGTTCGAGGCGCTGGGGATCGCCGACCGCCTCGCCGGGCACGGCTGTCCGATCCGCGCCATCAAGGTGGGCGACGGTGCGCCCGATAGCGGACGCGGCGGCGAACTCGATTTCGTCACCGCCGAAGGCGATCCGCCGCTCGGCACGATGGTCGAAAATCGTCAATTGCGCCTCGCGCTGGCTGCCGCGCTCGCCAATGCGCCGCTGGTGCGACTTGCGATGCCCGCCGCCGTCGTGTCGCGCGAGATCGACGGGCATGGCGTCACGCTGACGCTCGCCGACGGCACGAAGCTCGCGGCGCCGCTGCTGGTCGTGGCCGAGGGTCGCCGCTCGCCGACGCGCGATGCCGCCGGATTCAGCATCGCGAACTGGTCCTACCATCATCACGCGATGATCGGCGCGGTCGCGCACGAAAAGCCGCACGGCCATGTCGCGCACGAAATCTTCTATCCGTCGGGGCCCTTCGCGCTGCTGCCGCTCGTCGACGATGAACGGGGGCGCCACCGCTCGGCTTTTGTCTGGACCGTGTCCGAGAAGGACGGTCCCGGCTTCGCCAAGCTCGGAGAGCGCGGCTTCGTCGCCGAACTGCAGAAACGCGCGGGCGGCGTTCTTGGTGCGATGGAACTTGTCGCGCCGCGCATGACCTATCCACTCGGCTTCCACCACAGCGCCTCGATCGTCGCCGACCGGATCGCGCTCGTCGGCGACGCGGCGCACGGCATTCACCCGATCGCGGGGCAGGGGCTCAACCTTGGCCTGCGCGACGTCGCGGCATTGACCGAAGTGCTCGTCGAGGGCGCGCGGCTCGGGCTCGACCTCGGCGATGCGGCGCTGCTCGCGCGCTACCAGCGTTGGCGCGGGCTCGACAATATGATGGTTAGCCTCGCGACCGACGGGCTGACGCGGCTGTTCGGCATTCCGGGACGCACGGCGGCAGCGGTCCGCCGCACCGGGCTCGGCGCGGTGCAGCGCATGCCGATGCTCAAACGCTTCTTCATGGACGAAGCGCGCGGTGAGGCGGGCGACCTGCCGCGCCTGCTCGCGGGCGCCGAAATCTAGGTATTACTACCTAGGTCCCGGACAGGCGGGCGCTAAGCATGCCCGCCTATCCTCAACCGCGCGGCAACCGTGCCGCGGCAGGATGGGGAGGGGGCCATGTCGGCAAAAAGCGATGCACTCGAAACGGCTGTGACAGACTATATCCGGGCGCGCACCGCGCTCGACGCGGCGCCGGGCGTGCGGGCACGGGCGCTCGCCGATCGCGCCTTTGCGCGGCTCGCGGCGCTGGCGGCGCCGCGGA
This genomic interval from Sphingopyxis chilensis contains the following:
- a CDS encoding FAD-dependent monooxygenase, whose protein sequence is MTELLRSDVLISGGGLVGQALALALAHHGLSVQVVDPADPVATIALGFDGRASAIASATWQMFEALGIADRLAGHGCPIRAIKVGDGAPDSGRGGELDFVTAEGDPPLGTMVENRQLRLALAAALANAPLVRLAMPAAVVSREIDGHGVTLTLADGTKLAAPLLVVAEGRRSPTRDAAGFSIANWSYHHHAMIGAVAHEKPHGHVAHEIFYPSGPFALLPLVDDERGRHRSAFVWTVSEKDGPGFAKLGERGFVAELQKRAGGVLGAMELVAPRMTYPLGFHHSASIVADRIALVGDAAHGIHPIAGQGLNLGLRDVAALTEVLVEGARLGLDLGDAALLARYQRWRGLDNMMVSLATDGLTRLFGIPGRTAAAVRRTGLGAVQRMPMLKRFFMDEARGEAGDLPRLLAGAEI